Proteins co-encoded in one Haloarcula pelagica genomic window:
- the rad50 gene encoding DNA double-strand break repair ATPase Rad50, which translates to MRFQRVRLENFKCYDDADLRLDPGVTVIHGLNGSGKSSLLEGCFFALYGATAIDETLGDVVTLGADDCTVELWFSHAGEEYHLTRRVRATGERPTTAKCVLETPTGTFEGARDVRARVTELLRMDSEAFVNCAYVRQGEVNKLINATPSDRQDMLDDLLQLGKLETYRERASDARVGVGRVRDDKQGARSQLEDQIAEKESQDLHERLNGLETELTEVQSDIEHVEEQRAAAERTRDQAESVLDEYEEKQAELAELTDDIESLESTITEAETERERLKDRLSERKDERESLQATLEETVAATDLDSPDREAVTARLDALDERVEELRSRIETQKVEAQKHGGEAESLSEQAEELEARAADHRETATQLEADLEAARETIADRREKLSEIDAEIESLEATFEAAEIDRDEVESHRESVATALADARQRVTELETRLENERASLAEAEALLEEGKCPECGQDVTGSPHVDSIESDRERIADLETDLSEARERVETLEADLETAEELAEAADRLAQLRDTRSTVVQLIEEKESGLNADEERIEELRSDAAELDAEAESKREAATAAEERAAECRSIIGECNQERQSVKRSIGRLEEIEDLLDEVEDCESDIEQLRSQRSQLAEVNDERRQRLAEKRERKQELAAAVDESRIEDARSERERAAAYLEQAEAKLTELRERRDELQSAIGGVRTELDELESLRDRRAELAETLDRLDRLYDEAEQLQEMYGTLRAELRQRNVETLERMLNETFELIYQNDSYSHIELDGEYELTVYQKDGDALEPEQLSGGERALFNLSLRCAIYRLLAEGIEGSAPMPPLILDEPTVFLDSGHVTQLLDLIEYMRDEVGVEQILVVSHDDELVGAADDLVRVEKDATSNRSRVERVEATVAELV; encoded by the coding sequence ATGAGGTTCCAGCGCGTCCGCCTGGAGAATTTTAAGTGCTACGACGACGCCGACCTGCGACTGGACCCCGGCGTGACCGTCATCCACGGCCTCAACGGGAGCGGGAAGTCCTCGCTGCTTGAGGGGTGTTTCTTCGCCCTCTACGGCGCGACGGCCATCGACGAGACCCTCGGGGACGTGGTCACGCTCGGTGCCGACGACTGTACCGTCGAACTCTGGTTCAGTCACGCCGGCGAGGAGTACCACCTGACCCGGCGAGTGCGGGCGACGGGCGAGCGCCCGACCACCGCCAAGTGCGTCCTGGAGACGCCGACGGGGACCTTCGAGGGCGCCCGTGACGTTCGCGCCCGGGTCACCGAACTGCTGCGGATGGACAGCGAGGCGTTCGTCAACTGCGCGTACGTCCGCCAGGGCGAGGTGAACAAGCTCATCAACGCCACGCCGAGCGACCGCCAGGACATGCTCGACGACCTCCTGCAACTCGGGAAGCTGGAGACGTACCGTGAGCGGGCCAGCGACGCCCGCGTCGGGGTCGGCCGGGTGCGGGACGACAAGCAGGGGGCGCGCTCCCAGCTGGAAGACCAGATCGCCGAGAAGGAGTCACAGGACCTCCACGAGCGGCTCAACGGGCTGGAGACGGAACTCACCGAGGTCCAGTCCGACATCGAACACGTCGAGGAGCAACGGGCCGCCGCCGAGCGGACCCGCGACCAGGCCGAGTCCGTCCTCGACGAGTACGAGGAGAAACAGGCCGAACTGGCGGAGCTGACCGACGACATCGAGTCCCTGGAGTCGACGATCACCGAGGCCGAAACCGAACGAGAGCGGCTGAAAGACCGACTCTCCGAGCGGAAGGACGAGCGCGAGTCGCTGCAGGCGACACTGGAGGAGACGGTCGCGGCGACCGATCTGGACAGTCCGGACCGGGAGGCCGTCACCGCCCGCCTCGACGCCCTCGACGAGCGCGTCGAGGAACTGCGATCGCGCATCGAGACCCAGAAGGTCGAGGCACAGAAACACGGCGGCGAGGCCGAGAGTCTGAGCGAGCAGGCAGAGGAACTGGAAGCGCGCGCGGCGGACCACCGCGAGACCGCGACACAGTTGGAAGCGGACCTCGAAGCCGCGCGCGAGACGATCGCCGACCGGCGCGAGAAGCTCTCTGAGATCGACGCCGAGATCGAGTCCCTCGAAGCGACCTTCGAGGCGGCCGAGATCGACCGGGACGAGGTCGAATCCCACCGGGAGTCGGTCGCAACCGCACTGGCCGACGCCCGCCAGCGGGTGACCGAACTGGAGACCCGCCTGGAGAACGAACGGGCGTCGCTCGCCGAGGCCGAGGCACTGCTGGAAGAGGGCAAGTGTCCGGAATGCGGCCAGGACGTGACCGGGTCCCCCCACGTCGACTCCATCGAGTCGGACCGCGAGCGGATCGCAGACCTGGAAACCGACCTGTCCGAGGCCAGAGAGCGGGTCGAGACACTGGAAGCTGACCTCGAAACCGCCGAGGAACTGGCCGAGGCCGCCGATCGGCTGGCACAGCTCCGGGACACCCGGTCGACCGTCGTCCAGCTGATCGAGGAGAAAGAGTCCGGGCTGAACGCCGACGAGGAACGTATCGAGGAACTCCGTTCTGACGCCGCCGAACTGGACGCGGAGGCCGAATCGAAGCGCGAGGCCGCCACGGCGGCCGAGGAGCGGGCCGCGGAGTGTCGGTCGATCATCGGGGAATGCAACCAGGAGCGGCAGTCGGTCAAACGGTCGATCGGGCGGCTGGAGGAGATCGAAGACCTGCTCGACGAGGTCGAGGACTGCGAGAGCGACATCGAGCAGCTCCGCAGTCAGCGATCGCAGCTCGCCGAAGTCAACGACGAGCGCCGCCAGCGGCTGGCCGAGAAGCGCGAACGGAAACAGGAGCTCGCGGCGGCGGTCGACGAGTCCCGGATCGAAGACGCCCGCTCGGAGAGAGAGCGCGCGGCGGCGTACCTAGAGCAAGCCGAGGCGAAGCTGACGGAACTGCGTGAGCGCCGCGACGAACTCCAGAGCGCGATCGGCGGCGTCAGAACGGAACTGGACGAACTGGAATCGCTGCGCGACCGGCGGGCAGAACTGGCCGAGACGCTCGACCGACTGGACCGGCTGTACGACGAGGCCGAGCAGCTCCAGGAGATGTACGGGACGTTGCGAGCCGAGCTCCGCCAGCGCAACGTCGAGACGCTCGAACGGATGCTCAACGAGACCTTCGAGTTGATCTACCAGAACGACTCGTACTCACACATCGAACTGGACGGGGAGTACGAACTCACCGTCTACCAGAAAGACGGCGACGCCCTCGAACCCGAACAGCTCTCGGGCGGGGAGCGCGCACTGTTCAACCTGAGTCTGCGGTGTGCCATCTACCGCCTGCTCGCGGAGGGGATCGAGGGATCGGCGCCGATGCCGCCGCTGATCCTCGACGAGCCCACCGTCTTCCTCGACTCGGGTCACGTCACGCAGCTGCTCGATCTGATCGAGTACATGCGCGACGAGGTCGGCGTCGAGCAGATCCTCGTGGTCAGCCACGACGACGAACTCGTGGGCGCGGCCGACGACCTGGTCCGGGTCGAGAAAGACGCCACGTCGAACCGTTCGCGCGTCGAACGGGTCGAGGCGACCGTGGCGGAGTTAGTTTAG
- the mre11 gene encoding DNA double-strand break repair protein Mre11 — protein MTRVIHTGDTHLGYQQYHVPERRRDFLDAFRQVVEDAIDDDVDAVVHAGDLFHDRRPSLTDIMGTLSVLEQLDDAGIPFLAVVGNHEAKRDAQWLDLYESLGLAVRLDDEPTVIDDTAFYGLDFVPRSQRDDLEYEFAPHDADHAALVTHGLFQPFDYGDWDAEEVLTASSVAFDALLLGDNHAPGRQEVADAWVTYCGSTERASASERGDRGYNIVTFDGEVRITRRGLDTREFVYVDIDLGPEEGLDRVRSQVGQYDVEGAVVVVGIDGDGDPIAPASVEEYALDAGALVARVTDHREFAAETGETDVSFADPDDAVTERVRELGLSEAARDIDETIRASKVADANVTSAVEQRVRDLIETEPESLSAGDGADQPASGTAEGSESTETATDEPPTDSSPADAEARDGEDQSSMEEFI, from the coding sequence ATGACACGGGTGATACATACGGGCGACACCCACCTGGGGTACCAGCAGTACCACGTCCCCGAGCGTCGCCGGGACTTCCTCGACGCGTTCCGACAGGTCGTCGAGGACGCCATCGACGACGACGTGGACGCGGTCGTCCACGCCGGGGACCTGTTCCACGACCGTCGGCCGTCGCTGACGGACATCATGGGAACACTCTCCGTGCTGGAACAGCTCGACGACGCCGGCATTCCCTTTCTCGCCGTCGTGGGCAATCACGAGGCAAAGCGGGACGCGCAGTGGCTCGACCTCTACGAGTCGCTCGGGCTCGCAGTCCGGCTGGACGACGAGCCGACGGTGATCGACGACACAGCGTTCTACGGGCTCGATTTCGTCCCGCGGTCACAGCGGGACGACCTCGAATACGAGTTCGCCCCCCACGACGCCGACCACGCCGCGCTGGTCACCCACGGCCTGTTCCAGCCGTTCGACTACGGCGACTGGGACGCCGAGGAGGTACTGACAGCGTCGTCGGTCGCGTTCGACGCCCTCCTGCTGGGCGACAACCACGCGCCCGGCAGACAGGAAGTCGCCGACGCGTGGGTCACCTACTGTGGGTCCACCGAGCGCGCGAGCGCGAGCGAGCGCGGAGACCGCGGCTACAACATCGTCACCTTCGACGGCGAGGTCCGGATCACCCGCCGCGGGCTCGATACCCGCGAGTTCGTCTACGTCGACATCGACCTCGGCCCGGAGGAAGGCCTCGACCGCGTACGGAGCCAGGTCGGCCAGTACGACGTGGAAGGCGCGGTCGTCGTCGTCGGCATCGACGGCGACGGCGACCCGATCGCCCCGGCCAGCGTCGAGGAGTACGCGCTCGACGCGGGCGCACTGGTCGCCCGCGTCACCGACCACCGGGAGTTCGCGGCCGAGACGGGAGAGACCGACGTGAGCTTCGCGGACCCGGACGACGCGGTCACCGAGCGGGTGCGGGAACTGGGCCTGAGCGAGGCCGCCCGCGACATCGACGAGACGATCCGCGCCTCGAAAGTCGCCGACGCGAACGTCACGTCCGCGGTCGAGCAGCGGGTCCGCGACCTGATCGAAACAGAGCCCGAATCGCTCTCCGCGGGCGACGGGGCCGACCAGCCAGCGTCCGGGACGGCCGAGGGGAGCGAATCGACGGAGACGGCCACAGACGAACCGCCGACCGACAGTTCGCCGGCGGACGCCGAGGCCCGAGACGGCGAGGATCAGTCCAGCATGGAGGAGTTCATCTGA
- a CDS encoding DUF7310 family coiled-coil domain-containing protein, translating to MADSETLSERVSAVERAMTDGEQTLPEAGAVAEVEPRVADIETRLADLDERVTELEAATQALRGYVGSIKSVNEDVEQRADAALAAVDRIEDRLDSRQSRADDGTADREATRERPRHEDGRQSARPAQSTGLEPEPFGTRPDGRSDAGREVADRENADGTTDRQTADGIRPPRTVGDDAQQSGDARETGDGERRAGVLARIRSLL from the coding sequence ATGGCGGACAGCGAAACACTGTCGGAACGAGTCAGCGCCGTCGAGCGAGCGATGACCGACGGCGAACAGACGCTTCCCGAGGCCGGCGCGGTCGCGGAGGTAGAGCCCAGGGTCGCCGACATCGAGACCCGACTCGCGGACCTCGACGAGCGGGTCACCGAACTGGAGGCAGCGACACAGGCGCTCCGCGGGTACGTCGGCTCGATCAAATCGGTCAACGAGGATGTCGAACAGCGCGCGGACGCCGCGCTGGCGGCCGTCGATCGGATCGAAGACCGGCTCGACTCCCGGCAGTCACGCGCGGACGACGGCACAGCCGACCGGGAAGCGACACGAGAGCGGCCACGGCACGAGGACGGTCGCCAGTCGGCACGACCCGCCCAGTCGACCGGTCTGGAGCCAGAACCGTTCGGTACCCGGCCCGATGGACGGTCCGACGCGGGCCGGGAGGTGGCAGACCGCGAGAACGCGGACGGGACCACCGACCGCCAGACCGCCGACGGGATCAGACCGCCACGGACCGTCGGTGACGACGCCCAGCAGTCGGGTGATGCCCGCGAAACCGGGGACGGCGAGCGACGGGCCGGCGTGTTAGCCCGCATCCGCTCGCTCCTGTGA
- a CDS encoding DUF7311 family protein — protein MIVRLVLAVVVTAALIGASMPGVRTVRADHADATVARQLETLSTRLQAMVERDDPTVGPGAQLRADVRLPRRSFTRSRITALSFLSDGDTTVATWRVSDGGRTRRLLVDFPLRTAGTEFTLRAAGTHRLVFGYRHHNGSRVVTVRRFKSDAAATTGYV, from the coding sequence GTGATCGTCCGTCTCGTCCTCGCGGTCGTCGTCACCGCGGCGCTGATCGGGGCGAGCATGCCCGGCGTACGGACCGTCCGCGCGGACCACGCCGACGCGACCGTCGCCCGCCAACTGGAGACCCTGTCGACACGGCTCCAGGCCATGGTCGAGCGCGACGACCCCACCGTTGGCCCCGGTGCCCAACTGCGGGCCGACGTACGGCTCCCGCGCCGCTCGTTCACCCGGAGTCGGATCACCGCGCTGTCGTTTCTCAGCGACGGCGACACGACCGTGGCGACCTGGCGCGTCAGCGACGGCGGGCGAACACGTCGTCTGCTGGTCGACTTCCCGCTTCGGACGGCCGGGACCGAGTTCACGCTCCGGGCGGCCGGAACACACCGGCTCGTGTTCGGGTACCGTCACCACAACGGGAGTCGAGTGGTGACCGTCCGGCGGTTTAAGTCGGATGCCGCGGCCACGACGGGCTATGTGTGA
- a CDS encoding type II/IV secretion system ATPase subunit, producing the protein MCELLPGSTDEPDCRCRVAVDDALLRVDASDCPGGGDLAAQAPCRRTVVESLGGGSIERIVTSQRGLERVYIDGAAALLCAAGRFAARVSTVDQRLADRARTDPLAAAEEAVGRAGPVATMAAETGLALASEQTDDYETVLRAYVGPAVSDARIATTLPAAATLVDRWTTDTEAVVRQYEHSEGTDSYHLEPREARFDHETTARLAGAYDRLASAGAASTPYQAAGTVTDDGATAAAVGAVLAKHTEGLGVLKDLFSDPRVSDVFATAPVAETPLRVRVDGETMATNVRLSADGARALASQFRRSSGRAFSRAKPTLDATATVDGRRVRVAGVADPVSDGLAFAFRAHDSDRWRLGDFVANGTMPAAVAGLLSVAVERGGACLVAGPRGAGKTTTLGALLWELPQSVRTVLIEDTPELPVEQLQADGRDVQALRTTTSDGPAVEPAEALRTALRLGDGSLVVGEIRGEEAAVLYEAMRVGDGDDAVLGTIHGGGPEAVSERLVTDLGVPESSFAVTDLVVTLGQSDATGDRFVRRVDEVRDCEAGVTFEPLFRRTGDTTEPTGTIDRGNSRLLETLARPSESYAAIRSRIEDRSAAIPNETTSREPGHRTREQA; encoded by the coding sequence ATGTGTGAACTGCTACCGGGCTCGACCGACGAGCCCGACTGTCGCTGTCGGGTGGCAGTCGACGACGCGCTGCTTCGGGTCGACGCCAGCGACTGCCCGGGCGGTGGTGACCTCGCCGCCCAGGCACCCTGTCGACGGACCGTCGTCGAGTCGCTGGGCGGGGGATCGATCGAGCGGATCGTCACGAGCCAGCGCGGACTGGAACGGGTGTACATCGACGGAGCGGCCGCACTACTGTGTGCAGCGGGTCGGTTCGCGGCCCGCGTGTCGACGGTCGACCAGCGATTGGCCGACCGCGCACGGACCGATCCACTGGCCGCCGCCGAGGAGGCTGTCGGGCGAGCCGGCCCGGTCGCGACGATGGCGGCGGAGACGGGGCTCGCCCTCGCGAGCGAGCAGACCGACGACTACGAGACCGTGCTGCGTGCGTACGTCGGCCCGGCGGTCAGCGACGCGCGGATCGCGACGACGCTGCCAGCGGCCGCCACGCTCGTCGATCGGTGGACCACCGACACGGAGGCGGTCGTCCGCCAGTACGAGCACAGCGAGGGGACGGACAGCTACCACCTGGAACCGCGCGAGGCGCGGTTCGACCACGAGACGACCGCACGGCTGGCAGGCGCGTACGACCGTCTGGCGAGTGCCGGCGCCGCGTCGACGCCGTATCAGGCCGCCGGCACGGTCACCGACGACGGGGCGACTGCCGCGGCCGTCGGGGCCGTCCTGGCGAAACACACGGAGGGGCTGGGCGTCCTGAAAGACCTCTTTTCGGACCCGCGGGTCTCGGACGTGTTCGCGACGGCACCGGTCGCCGAGACGCCCCTCCGGGTCCGCGTCGACGGCGAGACCATGGCGACGAACGTCAGGCTCTCCGCCGACGGAGCCCGGGCGCTCGCCTCGCAGTTCCGCCGATCGAGCGGTCGCGCGTTCTCCCGGGCGAAGCCGACGCTCGATGCCACGGCCACCGTCGATGGACGACGGGTTCGTGTCGCCGGTGTCGCGGACCCGGTCAGCGACGGCCTCGCGTTCGCCTTCCGCGCACACGACAGCGATCGCTGGCGACTGGGCGACTTCGTCGCCAACGGGACCATGCCCGCCGCCGTGGCCGGACTGCTGTCTGTCGCCGTCGAGCGTGGCGGAGCGTGCCTCGTGGCCGGCCCGCGTGGTGCCGGCAAGACCACGACGCTCGGTGCGTTGCTGTGGGAACTCCCACAGTCCGTGCGGACCGTCCTCATCGAGGACACGCCGGAGCTTCCGGTCGAACAGCTCCAGGCCGACGGCCGCGATGTCCAGGCGCTCCGGACGACCACTTCCGATGGTCCGGCGGTCGAGCCGGCCGAAGCGCTCCGGACGGCGCTCCGTCTCGGGGACGGATCGCTGGTCGTCGGCGAGATCCGCGGCGAGGAGGCAGCGGTGCTGTACGAAGCGATGCGGGTCGGCGACGGCGACGACGCGGTCCTGGGGACGATCCACGGCGGCGGCCCGGAGGCCGTCAGCGAACGACTGGTGACCGACCTCGGCGTACCCGAGTCGTCGTTCGCCGTCACCGATCTCGTCGTGACGCTCGGCCAGTCGGACGCGACCGGCGACCGGTTCGTCCGCCGCGTCGACGAAGTTCGGGACTGCGAGGCCGGTGTCACGTTCGAACCACTGTTCAGGCGGACCGGCGACACGACCGAGCCGACCGGAACGATCGACCGTGGGAACAGCCGACTGCTCGAAACGCTCGCACGGCCGTCGGAGTCGTATGCGGCGATCAGGTCCCGTATCGAGGACCGGTCGGCGGCGATCCCGAACGAGACGACCAGCCGGGAGCCGGGACACCGCACGCGGGAGCAGGCGTGA
- a CDS encoding type II secretion system F family protein — protein MSGAVVALASAWPLIVSVPESYRRACRLLDLDVTAESLLAASYVLTALLFGTGVTASVLGGSQVGAITAFSLAGLSLAGGRYGVELAAQARRVRALGTAPSLVTRLVLAVELWPTTERAAAFASETGSGLLAERLAAHHRRARDTPQSGLRAFAEEWGATFPALERALTGIERAAVAPADERNEILATTRRLLLEGTREEMAAFAASLRIPTTGLYAFGVLLPLALVSLVPAAGMAGIPVTRSLLVAAYVVVLPIGVLVAAAWILARRPVAFPPVVVSRSHPDVPDSPWMGILAGLVAGVGCLGIGAPVLPPWGVPVAAVGVGAGTTLVGVFRPVVGVRERVVAVESGLPAALQGLGRRLDRGEAVESALPAVADESQAPLAGVLESAANRQRRLGVTVEEAFCGECGPLTTLPSRRVRDTASLLSVAATVGPPAGSVLTEMGDHLSDLREVEQETRRDLAQITGTLTNTAALFGPLVGGTTVALAGSIGPTGPVSSVPVSVLGPIVGWYVLVLGAVLTALSVGLHRGLDRALVGYRVGLALLAATAAYFAAVAGTGLLV, from the coding sequence GTGAGCGGGGCGGTTGTCGCGCTCGCATCGGCGTGGCCCCTCATTGTGTCGGTTCCCGAGTCCTATCGGCGTGCCTGTCGACTGCTGGACCTGGACGTGACCGCCGAGTCGTTGCTGGCGGCGAGTTACGTGCTCACGGCGCTGCTCTTCGGGACCGGTGTCACAGCGAGTGTCCTCGGGGGCAGCCAGGTCGGGGCGATCACCGCGTTCTCCCTGGCGGGGCTGAGCCTGGCCGGCGGCCGGTACGGCGTCGAGTTGGCGGCACAGGCCCGCCGTGTTCGGGCGCTGGGGACCGCGCCGTCGCTCGTCACCAGGCTCGTCCTCGCCGTCGAACTGTGGCCGACGACCGAACGGGCGGCCGCGTTCGCGAGCGAGACGGGATCGGGGCTGCTCGCCGAACGTCTAGCCGCCCACCACCGGCGGGCGCGTGACACTCCACAGAGCGGATTGCGCGCGTTCGCCGAGGAGTGGGGCGCCACGTTTCCGGCACTGGAACGTGCACTCACCGGCATCGAGCGCGCCGCCGTGGCGCCGGCCGACGAACGGAACGAGATCCTCGCGACGACCCGGAGACTGCTGCTCGAAGGGACACGCGAGGAGATGGCCGCCTTCGCCGCATCGCTCCGGATTCCGACGACAGGGCTGTACGCCTTCGGCGTCTTGCTCCCGCTCGCGCTCGTCTCGCTCGTCCCGGCCGCCGGGATGGCGGGGATTCCGGTCACCCGTTCGCTGCTGGTGGCCGCCTACGTCGTCGTCCTCCCGATCGGAGTGCTCGTCGCTGCCGCCTGGATTCTCGCCAGGCGTCCGGTCGCGTTCCCGCCAGTCGTGGTCTCCCGGAGTCATCCCGATGTCCCCGACAGTCCGTGGATGGGCATTCTGGCCGGTCTCGTCGCCGGCGTGGGCTGCCTAGGCATCGGAGCGCCAGTCCTCCCTCCCTGGGGTGTCCCGGTGGCCGCAGTCGGCGTCGGGGCCGGGACGACACTCGTCGGGGTTTTCCGCCCGGTCGTCGGAGTGCGGGAGCGCGTCGTCGCGGTCGAGTCCGGCCTCCCCGCCGCGCTCCAGGGACTCGGTCGACGGCTCGACCGCGGCGAGGCCGTCGAATCGGCGCTGCCGGCCGTCGCCGACGAGAGCCAGGCCCCGCTCGCGGGTGTGCTAGAGTCGGCAGCGAACCGCCAGCGACGCCTCGGTGTCACCGTCGAGGAAGCGTTCTGCGGCGAGTGCGGCCCGCTCACGACGCTCCCGAGTCGTCGCGTCCGCGACACGGCCTCGCTGCTGTCGGTCGCAGCCACCGTCGGCCCACCCGCGGGCTCGGTCCTGACGGAGATGGGCGATCACCTCTCGGATCTCCGTGAGGTCGAACAGGAGACCCGACGCGACCTCGCACAGATCACCGGAACGCTCACCAACACCGCTGCCCTGTTCGGACCCCTCGTCGGCGGGACGACGGTCGCACTCGCCGGCTCGATTGGCCCGACCGGACCGGTGTCGAGCGTCCCCGTCTCGGTCCTCGGCCCGATCGTCGGCTGGTACGTCCTCGTGCTCGGGGCCGTCCTGACTGCCCTGTCTGTCGGTCTGCACCGTGGGCTCGACCGCGCGCTGGTCGGCTACCGCGTCGGACTGGCACTGCTCGCGGCCACGGCGGCGTACTTCGCCGCCGTCGCTGGCACCGGGCTCCTGGTGTAG
- a CDS encoding DUF7283 family protein, which yields MFDVPIDTVTLWAGVGAVSLAVLTVVAQAPTTAAPDATAVAATVDEVATSPAGSVERRPLRAQYWLLDDRQVGLKNAGGASHASLHRTAVPVRDGPLAPVLDEGRPESVFSSPTAFRRAVDRRRDRSGNRTWRPAPDRLTVRHVSWEGVDVTLVG from the coding sequence ATGTTCGACGTACCGATCGATACAGTCACGCTCTGGGCCGGCGTGGGGGCGGTGAGCCTCGCCGTGTTGACCGTCGTCGCCCAGGCACCGACGACCGCAGCGCCGGACGCGACCGCCGTCGCGGCGACCGTCGACGAGGTGGCGACGAGTCCGGCGGGGTCGGTCGAACGGCGACCGCTCCGTGCGCAGTACTGGCTGCTCGACGACCGGCAAGTCGGGCTGAAAAACGCGGGCGGAGCGAGCCACGCATCGCTCCATCGGACGGCCGTCCCGGTAAGAGATGGGCCGCTCGCTCCGGTCCTCGACGAGGGTCGTCCGGAATCGGTGTTCTCGTCGCCGACGGCGTTCCGACGGGCGGTCGACAGGCGCCGGGACCGCTCGGGGAACCGGACCTGGCGGCCCGCGCCGGATCGACTGACCGTGCGCCACGTCTCCTGGGAGGGTGTCGATGTCACGCTCGTCGGCTAG
- a CDS encoding DUF7285 family protein codes for MSRSSARATAEPLAALVAVFAVTAGVALYAGVLDEALAGVETDRNRAAPTADLIERNRSTAGIFDPSGLANSLTALPDGYSGNVTVRAGGRWAAGPTPPADSDRVRRTVSVRTEPGIVRRGTLRVSVWR; via the coding sequence ATGTCACGCTCGTCGGCTAGGGCGACGGCTGAGCCCCTGGCCGCGCTCGTCGCGGTCTTCGCGGTCACGGCCGGCGTCGCGCTGTACGCCGGCGTGCTCGACGAGGCACTCGCCGGTGTCGAGACCGATCGGAACCGGGCAGCACCGACGGCGGACCTGATCGAACGCAACCGCTCGACGGCCGGGATCTTCGATCCTTCGGGGCTCGCGAACTCGCTGACGGCGCTCCCAGACGGCTACTCGGGAAACGTGACGGTCAGGGCCGGGGGGAGATGGGCCGCCGGACCGACGCCGCCAGCGGACAGTGATCGCGTCCGACGGACGGTGAGCGTCCGAACCGAGCCCGGTATCGTCCGGCGCGGGACACTCCGTGTCTCGGTGTGGCGATGA
- a CDS encoding DUF7284 family protein, whose protein sequence is MTRAASTVVDATVFLLFVGAAVAVVLSGTAAESPRVGNPAAADAELLATSTATVEYSLSTRGLGPNHTAPDWVANGTARRQRSAHGTVAELLGDAAMRSVAIGGRPLSRSGAEFERALSATTRRRLRERKRLTAVRVRWRPYPGAPIGGGYRVGDRPPRDAGVRAASVTVSSGVDNVTARALVAARSSGYDGVATVVARAVVAGIFPPERTELALRGDYPADVLTAARYGRAGNATGTSLPIQRGNVTELNRRLTVALADTLEADMRTRFRSPTAAARATETHRVRVTVRTWSP, encoded by the coding sequence ATGACCCGCGCCGCGAGTACCGTCGTCGACGCGACGGTGTTTCTCCTGTTCGTCGGTGCTGCGGTCGCAGTGGTGCTGAGCGGGACGGCTGCCGAGTCCCCGCGTGTCGGCAACCCGGCCGCCGCCGACGCCGAACTCCTCGCGACCAGCACCGCGACCGTCGAGTACAGCCTCTCGACGCGCGGGCTGGGACCCAACCACACGGCTCCGGACTGGGTCGCCAACGGGACCGCCAGACGACAGCGATCGGCCCACGGCACCGTCGCGGAACTGCTCGGCGATGCGGCCATGCGCTCCGTCGCTATCGGGGGTCGCCCCCTCTCGCGTTCGGGTGCAGAGTTCGAGCGCGCCCTGTCGGCGACGACCCGACGGCGACTTCGGGAGCGCAAACGACTGACGGCCGTCCGGGTCCGCTGGCGACCGTATCCCGGTGCACCGATCGGCGGGGGGTATCGCGTCGGTGACCGACCACCGCGTGACGCGGGCGTCAGAGCCGCCTCTGTGACGGTCTCCAGCGGCGTGGATAACGTGACTGCTCGTGCACTCGTGGCTGCACGGTCGTCCGGCTACGACGGCGTCGCGACGGTGGTCGCACGGGCCGTCGTCGCTGGGATCTTCCCGCCCGAGCGAACCGAACTCGCGCTCCGAGGGGACTACCCCGCCGACGTGCTGACTGCGGCCCGGTACGGCCGGGCGGGCAACGCCACGGGCACTTCTTTGCCGATCCAGCGGGGGAACGTGACGGAACTGAACCGGCGACTGACCGTCGCGCTCGCGGACACACTCGAAGCGGACATGCGAACACGGTTCCGGTCGCCGACCGCAGCAGCGCGGGCGACCGAGACCCACCGTGTCCGTGTGACCGTCAGGACGTGGTCGCCGTGA